One part of the Lemur catta isolate mLemCat1 chromosome 13, mLemCat1.pri, whole genome shotgun sequence genome encodes these proteins:
- the FAM216B gene encoding LOW QUALITY PROTEIN: protein FAM216B (The sequence of the model RefSeq protein was modified relative to this genomic sequence to represent the inferred CDS: deleted 1 base in 1 codon), which yields MGENWKKQQKLRNVPQIPCIRVPPSASDSSLLKDLTRGQQRYFYSIMRIYNSRPQWEALQTRHIHSLWHQQLLGYITQQEALSYAVVLRDSIKRASTKVASQRTIPRKSSAMTRKCPSALSLSVVLPKVQSTGC from the exons atgggagaaaactggaaaaaacaacaaaagcttCGGAATGTTCCACAAATTCCTTGCATTCGAGTCCCTCCATCTGCCTCTGACAGTTCCTTACTGAAG GACCTAACCCGAGGGCAACAGCGTTACTTTTACAGCATCATGAGGATTTACAACTCCAGGCCCCAGTGGGAGGCCCTGCAGACCCGCCATATTCATAGCCTTTGGCACCAGCAGCTGCTCG GTTATATTACTCAACAGGAAGCCTTGTCTTATGCTGTTGTACTTAGAGATTCAATCAAGAGAGCCTCAACCAAGGTAGCTTCTCAAAGAACCATTCCCCGGAAATCTTCAGCTATGACAAGAAAATGTCCTTCAGCACTA TCTCTGTCTGTGGTTCTACCAAAGGTCCAAAGTACAGGGTGCTGA